One bacterium genomic window carries:
- a CDS encoding T9SS type A sorting domain-containing protein, with translation MRKIISRNIMVITVLICNFFISSLIFAGMNWTQATNSAGWSARVSQTSVVFDYKMWAFGGMGELGNYNDVWYSTDGASWTQATSLAGWSKRNGHTSVVFDNKMWVIGGVDYTYRNDTWYSIDGISWTQATDSAEWSGRSYPALVVFDNKIWVLGGMNDSGSYDDVWYSTDGISWTQATDSAGWSKRYLYTSVVFDNKMWVIGGMNDSVVYNDVWYSTDGISWTQATALAGWAARTAHTSVVFDNKMWVLGGRNGIGFYNDVWYSTDGVNWTQATDSAGWVGRGLHTSVIFDNKMWVIGGLYLDAYNDVWSSTGLGVEEKSNPAKAGSKIDISPNPFIERTSIYYNIPSKTQVLITIHDITGRVIKTLVNEEGKEAGSYNVEFSKSDVGRGKLSSGVYFVSLKAGNRLDSKRLILVK, from the coding sequence ATGAGGAAAATAATTAGTAGGAACATTATGGTTATTACTGTTTTGATTTGTAATTTTTTTATTAGTAGTTTAATTTTTGCGGGGATGAACTGGACACAGGCGACAAATTCGGCGGGATGGTCAGCAAGGGTAAGCCAAACATCAGTTGTATTTGATTATAAAATGTGGGCGTTTGGAGGAATGGGAGAGCTTGGTAATTATAACGATGTTTGGTATTCTACGGATGGAGCGAGCTGGACGCAGGCAACATCATTGGCAGGATGGTCAAAAAGAAATGGGCATACATCAGTTGTGTTTGATAATAAGATGTGGGTGATTGGAGGTGTCGATTATACATATAGAAATGATACATGGTATTCTATTGATGGGATAAGCTGGACACAAGCGACGGATTCAGCAGAATGGTCAGGAAGGTCATATCCCGCATTGGTTGTGTTTGATAATAAGATATGGGTGCTTGGAGGGATGAATGATAGTGGTAGTTATGATGATGTCTGGTATTCTACAGATGGGATAAGTTGGACGCAGGCAACAGATTCAGCAGGATGGTCAAAAAGATATCTTTATACATCAGTTGTGTTTGATAATAAGATGTGGGTGATTGGAGGAATGAATGATAGTGTTGTTTATAATGATGTTTGGTACTCCACAGATGGGATAAGTTGGACACAGGCTACGGCATTGGCGGGATGGGCAGCAAGAACTGCTCATACATCAGTTGTATTTGATAATAAGATGTGGGTGCTTGGAGGAAGGAATGGGATTGGTTTTTATAATGATGTCTGGTATTCCACGGATGGGGTGAACTGGACACAAGCAACAGATTCAGCAGGATGGGTAGGAAGAGGTCTTCATACATCAGTTATCTTTGATAATAAGATGTGGGTGATTGGAGGATTGTATCTTGATGCTTATAATGATGTGTGGTCTTCGACGGGGCTGGGGGTAGAGGAGAAATCAAATCCCGCCAAGGCGGGATCAAAAATAGACATATCACCTAATCCGTTTATTGAAAGAACTAGTATTTATTATAACATTCCGAGCAAAACACAGGTATTAATTACAATTCATGATATTACCGGAAGAGTTATTAAAACTTTGGTAAATGAGGAGGGGAAAGAAGCGGGAAGTTATAATGTAGAATTTTCTAAATCGGATGTGGGCAGAGGGAAACTATCATCCGGCGTGTATTTTGTGAGTTTAAAAGCCGGCAATCGTTTAGATAGCAAGAGATTGATATTGGTGAAATAA